In Naumovozyma dairenensis CBS 421 chromosome 2, complete genome, the following are encoded in one genomic region:
- the NDAI0B04300 gene encoding uncharacterized protein produces MDFKQDYELRDINFDESRSTSPNLRDVPASHYNNTSKFKRFFGLIFRKMLGGSIKTIILRLITLALSIYVIAIISHPSTRTVTIQWIQDNTNSLAQEVASADQIIDANIAPYFKFKKWNKSPVTNVTLSHKYIDYNTTGFVWNLNVQPATKNEEEISSVSDFNVLNHDSYEKSTNCSSLQYTNTIKYSNWTKYIGDDLVEFRRELLALKNDLTKEVTSDDGASEKKKDPKAPDLSEEEIVKKYWSKFGAAAAWLESEQCYVVYSRVMYWHSGVKKMPHTSLVRAQAFDRNWNEIKGKQIPYIDVKAPSSLEKELASLDKELNLADCDAFLDVNPEAYDDCKVSNAKGTLNAKKRRENILTKHFITYPTMLDVPFNSKVDWAGPEDPRVITRKIDGIDEPIVVFNLPIDDKNQRRMYGIFPHRRVNNIIEFKVPDHKMRYAEKNWTPFFEQSNQASGTSSFSRGSINFIYSFFPMEIFKCSLDDGICEVVFEGKDLGLSDDASFGGVRGGTQFLPLPDVLPKVEGKQFWFGFPKLHINSCGCGEKFYRPMLSLLVEENGVYHQDLLVPFVDFDMTIPNWEEDGTKCDSINILSPNSIAYWEILDQNKEDSSIADYLALSVSTSDSNSQIIILKGVANYILGVYKKMDIKDTFDVSKESDSIIKQSLNCVIDNAKGECKAYGLLHGESAQETSKKSTPLENKKIR; encoded by the coding sequence ATGGACTTTAAACAAGATTACGAGTTACGAGATataaattttgatgaaaGCAGGTCAACTTCCCCAAATCTTAGGGATGTACCAGCTAGTCACTACAACAATACAAGtaaattcaaaagattCTTCGGATTAATCTTTAGAAAAATGTTAGGCGGTTCGATAAAGACAATAATTCTCAGATTGATAACTCTAGCGTTATCAATATATGTAATTGCCATCATTTCACATCCTTCAACAAGGACTGTAACAATACAATGGATTCAAGACAATACAAATTCTTTAGCGCAAGAAGTGGCTTCTGCTGATCAAATCATCGATGCTAATATTGCACcttatttcaaattcaagaaatggAATAAATCACCCGTCACGAATGTAACGTTATCCCACAAATATATAGACTATAACACGACTGGATTTGTGTGGAATTTGAACGTCCAGCCAGCAAcgaaaaatgaagaagaaattagtAGTGTTTCAGATTTTAACGTATTGAATCATGACTCTTACGAAAAATCGACAAATTGCAGCAGTTTGCAATATACAAACACAATTAAATACTCTAACTGGACCAAGTATATCGGAGATGATCTAGTAGAATTTAGAAGAGAGTTGCTTGCCTTGAAGAACGACTTAACGAAGGAAGTCACTTCAGATGATGGGGCTTCcgaaaagaagaaagatcCGAAGGCTCCTGATTTATCTGAAGAAGAGATTGTCAAGAAATACTGGTCCAAATTTGGTGCTGCTGCTGCTTGGTTAGAAAGTGAGCAATGTTATGTCGTCTATTCAAGGGTTATGTATTGGCATAGTGGTGTTAAAAAGATGCCTCATACTTCTTTAGTAAGAGCTCAAGCATTTGATAGGAATTGGAATGAAATTAAGGGTAAACAAATTCCTTATATTGACGTGAAGGCACCTAGTAGTTTAGAGAAAGAACTAGCTAGTcttgataaagaattaaatttgGCTGATTGTGATGCATTCTTGGATGTGAATCCAGAAGCATATGACGATTGTAAAGTTAGTAATGCCAAAGGTACTTTAAATGCTAAAAAGAGGAGAGAAAACATTCTCACAAAACATTTTATCACCTATCCTACAATGTTAGATGTTCCCTTCAATTCAAAAGTTGACTGGGCTGGGCCAGAAGATCCACGTGTTATAACAAGGAAAATTGATGGTATAGATGAGCCAATTGTTGTTTTTAACTTACCAATTGATGATAAGAATCAAAGAAGAATGTATGGGATCTTTCCACATAGAAGagttaataatatcataGAATTTAAAGTGCCTGATCACAAAATGAGGTACgctgaaaaaaattggacTCCATTCTTTGAACAGAGTAACCAGGCTTCTGGCACCTCCTCATTTTCGAGAGGCTCtattaattttatatattcattctTCCCAAtggaaattttcaaatgttcTCTTGATGACGGTATTTGTGAAGTTGTCTTTGAAGGTAAAGACCTAGGTTTAAGTGATGATGCGTCCTTTGGGGGTGTCAGAGGTGGTACACAATTCTTACCGTTGCCTGATGTGTTACCTAAAGTCGAAGGGAAACAATTCTGGTTCGGTTTCCCTAAATTGCATATCAATTCTTGTGGTTGTGGAGAAAAGTTTTATAGACCGATGTTGAGTCTTTTAGTAGAGGAAAATGGTGTTTATCATCAGGATTTATTGGTGCCATTTGTGGATTTCGATATGACTATTCCAAATTGGGAAGAAGACGGGACAAAGTGTGATAGTATCAATATCCTGAGTCCTAACTCTATTGCATATTGGGAAATTTTGGATCAAAACAAAGAAGATAGCAGTATTGCTGATTATTTAGCTCTTAGTGTGAGTACTTCGGATTCTAATAGtcaaatcattatattgAAGGGGGTGGCAAATTATATCCTAGGAGTTTACAAGAAGATGGACATAAAAGATACGTTCGATGTCAGCAAAGAATCTGATTCTATTATCAAGCAATCTCTCAACTGTGTTATTGATAACGCCAAAGGTGAATGTAAAGCGTATGGTCTTCTTCACGGAGAAAGTGCTCAAGAAACGTCTAAGAAATCAACTCCTCTagagaataaaaaaattagataa
- the TRS33 gene encoding Trs33p (similar to Saccharomyces cerevisiae TRS33 (YOR115C); ancestral locus Anc_2.160), translated as MDPTQVQRQGTDQERIQHQFQLFQESLPKVSHHVYEMLLNEIIPMTVSVENQLEMIASEDTSKGDLKEVPIEKLALEDKEIKEEKSDRISTNYNTNGPLYQSHKMLWELSEMEDEEKCNNISERLRNIGFQLGKKLSELLVFTNNPNLKFKGMDLLMVMKFICRDVWKQIFGKQIDNLKTNHRGTFYLIDYEYRPIQSFSLSETASKMELKLAEPFFELPLGIIKGVLASLGYFPDDVICLASFIDRPPDRAKNAFSKGVSFHIQVNLKPQKI; from the coding sequence ATGGATCCCACGCAAGTTCAGCGCCAAGGAACCGATCAAGAAAGGATTCAACATCAATTCCAATTGTTTCAAGAATCACTGCCTAAAGTCAGTCATCATGTTTATGAAATGCTACTGAATGAGATTATCCCAATGACGGTATCTGTTGAGAACCAATTAGAGATGATAGCGAGTGAGGATACGTCAAAAGGGGATTTGAAAGAGGTACCTATTGAGAAACTGGCTCTAGAGGATaaggaaattaaagaagaaaaatcaGATAGGATTAGTACCAATTATAATACAAATGGTCCATTGTATCAATCCCATAAAATGTTATGGGAACTTTCAGAAATGGAAGATGAGGAGAAATGTAATAATATCTCAGAGAGATTAAGAAATATAGGCTTCCAGCTTGGTAAGAAACTGTCTGAACTTCTAGTATTCACCAACAATCCAAATCTAAAATTCAAAGGTATGGACTTATTAATGGTAATGAAATTTATATGTCGAGACGTTTGGAAGCAAATATTTGGCAAACAAATcgataatttgaaaacgaATCATAGAGGGACATTCTATCTTATTGATTATGAGTATAGACCGATTCAATCCTTCTCTCTTAGTGAAACGGCTTCGAAGATGGAGCTGAAATTAGCAGAACCATTTTTCGAGTTGCCATTAGGGATAATAAAAGGTGTGTTGGCGTCCTTAGGGTATTTTCCCGATGATGTTATCTGTCTTGCATCATTCATAGATAGACCTCCAGATCGAGCTAAAAATGCATTTTCCAAAGGTGTTAGTTTCCATATTCAAGTAAATTTAAAACctcaaaaaatataa
- the BZZ1 gene encoding Bzz1p (similar to Saccharomyces cerevisiae BZZ1 (YHR114W); ancestral locus Anc_2.159), whose protein sequence is MSAQLSIGNELKDSFQQTHKWVENNIKWLKELEQFYRERSKLEKEYSEKLTRLSSEYFTKKSSSSVPLSVGDTPATTPGSLEAAGIVAWNEVLAQTEMISKDHNKLAQDFDTQVANQLSGLHSKLDMTLVKIAGFNGEIQGKRDNAYQAMEKAKKNYDDACQSMELTRSKYTKSSNERNERKLAEKETAMNVSKNDYLIKISLANRLKDKYYFQDIPEALDLLQDLNEARILFLNDIWKTATAVERDAGARITKRVDTVDGVVAQNMPHLSTAMYIKHNLKQWKEPADFQYKPSPVWHDDENFIVKSNTEVQELKIKLAKSEQDYNKFQDMTQAERSKLASLNKTKQALKSNENAIDSNKFYENLKSYLSLISPFTSHETLKLEAEVTIESIQNNVPQEYDLSTDNIDVSKQKHKSGFFSKFKQNLLNPDNKPKRTSMNIHSGSSNRISIFGSQKRPTSSAGGSEDVASNDVDDLSSNYTTTTSGATSSRTGIKKNKVLYAYAKQDTDEISISPGDSISLLAADTGSGWTKIRNDTTGESGLVPTTYVKITENVAVDGGHGNGHAPAVPPPRRTTMPSRTLTAAYSYSAAGDDEISINVGDVITVIRGDDGSGWTYGELNGSKGLVPTSYCK, encoded by the coding sequence ATGAGTGCTCAATTATCGATTGGTAATGAGTTGAAGGATTCCTTTCAACAAACTCATAAATGggttgaaaataatatcaaatgGTTAAAGGAACTTGAACAATTTTATAGGGAACGTTCgaaattagaaaaagaatatagTGAGAAGTTGACACGTTTGAGTTCTGAatattttacaaagaaGAGTTCTAGTAGTGTGCCCTTATCTGTTGGTGATACACCTGCAACAACGCCTGGTTCTTTAGAGGCTGCAGGAATCGTAGCTTGGAATGAAGTTCTAGCGCAAACAGAAATGATTTCTAAGGatcataataaattagCACAAGATTTTGATACTCAAGTTGCAAATCAACTAAGTGGATTACATTCTAAACTGGATATGACTCTTGTTAAAATTGCTGGTTTCAATGGTGAGATACAGGGTAAAAGGGATAATGCGTATCAAGCAATGGAGAAGGCGAAAAAGaattatgatgatgcttGTCAATCAATGGAATTAACAAGAAGCAAATATACAAAGTCTTCTAATGAGAGGAATGAAAGGAAATTAGCTGAAAAGGAAACGGCAATGAATGTTTCCAAGAACGATTATCTAATCAAAATTAGTCTTGCCAATAGACTTAAGGacaaatattatttccaaGATATTCCTGAAGCATTAGATCTCTTACAAGATTTGAATGAAGCAAGAATActtttcttgaatgatATCTGGAAAACAGCTACTGCTGTTGAAAGAGATGCAGGTGCTCGAATTACGAAACGAGTAGATACTGTTGATGGTGTTGTTGCCCAAAACATGCCACATTTATCAACAGCAATGTATATTAAACATAATTTGAAGCAATGGAAAGAACCAGCTgattttcaatataaacCATCACCTGTATGgcatgatgatgaaaattttattgTGAAATCAAATACAGAAGTTCAGGAGCTAAAAATCAAGTTAGCCAAAAGCGAACAagattataataaattccaaGATATGACACAGGCTGAACGTTCCAAATTAGCATCATTGAATAAAACAAAGCAAGCATTGAAGAGCAACGAAAATGCTATAGATTCAAACAAATTTTATGAGAACCTAAAAAGTTATTTGTCCTTAATCTCACCATTTACCTCGCATGAAACATTGAAACTTGAAGCAGAAGTTACAATTGAAAgtattcaaaataatgtACCACAGGAATATGATCTCTCCACGGATAATATCGACGTTTCAAAACAAAAGCATAAATCAGGATTTTTCAGTAAATTTAAAcaaaatttgttgaatCCAGACAACAAACCGAAACGAACTAGTATGAACATTCATAGTGGTTCCAGTAATAGAATATCCATATTTGGATCTCAGAAACGTCCTACTTCAAGTGCAGGTGGATCCGAGGATGTGGCATCAAATGATGTTGACGATCTCTCGTCAAATTATACTACAACAACCAGCGGTGCTACATCATCACGTACAGGAATTAAGAAGAACAAAGTTTTATACGCATATGCAAAACAAGATACTGATGAAATCTCAATAAGTCCAGGTGATTCCATAAGTTTGTTAGCTGCTGATACAGGGTCTGGTTGGACGAAGATTAGAAACGACACGACAGGTGAGAGTGGATTAGTTCCAACAACATATGTCAAGATTACGGAGAACGTTGCTGTTGATGGTGGGCATGGGAACGGCCATGCACCTGCTGTTCCTCCACCTAGAAGAACTACTATGCCATCGCGAACTCTTACAGCGGCTTACTCTTATTCTGCTGctggtgatgatgaaatttcGATAAATGTTGGTGATGTTATCACCGTGATTAGAGGCGATGATGGGAGTGGATGGACTTATGGTGAACTTAACGGCAGTAAAGGGCTAGTCCCAACTAGTTATTGTAAGTGA
- the COX23 gene encoding Cox23p (similar to Saccharomyces cerevisiae COX23 (YHR116W); ancestral locus Anc_2.153), giving the protein MSTTSEANKTSGKVTPITSQTESRTPPRKEQQNTTKDTVNFTPDEKDTSTFKYYPDDPEEGMNKYKFMMKDTSEYYDPCQESSQMSFKCLDRNNFDRDKCHEYFDAYRECKKQWLMARRNNRSQWQK; this is encoded by the coding sequence ATGTCCACGACGTCGGAAGCAAATAAGACCTCTGGAAAGGTAACACCGATAACATCGCAAACTGAATCAAGAACGCCACCTCGAAAAGAGCAACAAAACACAACAAAAGATACGGTAAATTTCACACCAGATGAGAAAGACACCTCTACGTTCAAATACTATCCAGACGACCCTGAAGAAggaatgaataaatataagTTTATGATGAAGGACACGAGCGAGTACTATGATCCATGTCAAGAATCATCACAAATGAGTTTCAAATGTTTGGACCGAAATAATTTCGATAGGGATAAATGCcatgaatattttgatgCATATAGAGAATGTAAGAAACAATGGCTTATGGCAAGAAGGAATAACAGATCTCAATGGCAGAAATAA
- the TOM71 gene encoding protein channel TOM71 (similar to Saccharomyces cerevisiae TOM71 (YHR117W) and TOM70 (YNL121C); ancestral locus Anc_2.152), with product MSGNDNPSSFKNFFINHRKLIITTITAGTAAFGAYYYYNQLQKLQPSGSISKETAGSTEKNTKNHDTINNDLNTSSPPPPISKSKKKKLKKKLKKNHQKTDENNNNNNNSQSTSSASSSNSASPILKPSYPLDSQNDPDFNEINKLIANNENLKSKFAKELKNKGNQYFKSKDNENAIKYYEYALRLDQDPVFYSNISACYFAMNQLDKVIESSNKALELKPDYSKALLRRANAYEALGNNKEALYDFSILSLFGEYSGQYLEPLLNRILDKVSTDVLRAKLDNKKTDNFILLSDSALVSFFGIFPPETTITNYNPDDEADKELVQGLEALAKKTSEGFLDADKHFIKANELFMEKLLSSEDNDENSGLLEKVAIALEYSGVFKFLKFDLLGSETDLQKAIDLYPRPNSYIYMAMLVADKNNDKNDLDYFKYFDKATTLNPNFAPTYYHRGQLLLVNQKFDEAETFFLKAKELDDSNVYPYIQLACVAYYNSTFKKCQELFDEARTKFPTLPEVPTFYAEILADKGELEAAMKQYDIAYRLETAYKYIHVGIAPLIGKAAALARIPTQENFDTMTELLEKACELDPRSEQAKISLAQLKLQTEDIDTAIALFEETADLARTYQDKLQATTFAEAAKIQKRIKENPIYAAKIEETLATYRADGII from the coding sequence ATGTCTGGTAATGATAACCCATCgtctttcaaaaatttctttataaatCATAGGAAACTAATAATCACCACGATAACAGCGGGTACTGCTGCATTTGGTGcttactattattataatcaattacaaaaattacaacCATCAGGTTCAATCTCAAAAGAAACAGCCGGTAGCACCGAGAAGAACACGAAGAACCATGACACTATTAACAACGATCTGAATACTTCATCTCCACCACCTCCAATTAGTAAAagtaaaaagaaaaaattgaagaagaaattaaagaagaaccATCAGAAAACcgatgaaaataataataataataataactcaCAATCCACTTCCTCTGCATCCTCATCTAATTCTGCATCTCCTATACTCAAACCATCATATCCATTAGATTCACAAAATGACCCAgattttaatgaaatcaataaattaatagcaaataatgaaaatttgaagagCAAGTTCGCaaaggaattgaaaaataaaggtaaccaatatttcaaatcaaaagaTAACGAAAACGCAATCAAATATTACGAATATGCATTAAGATTAGATCAAGATCCAGTCTTCTATTCAAACATTTCAGCTTGTTATTTTGCAATGAATCAACTAGATAAAGTTATCGAATCAAGTAATAAAGCTTTGGAATTGAAACCTGATTATTCAAAAGCATTATTGAGAAGAGCAAATGCATACGAAGCATTGGggaataataaagaagCATTATATGATTTCTCAATATTATCGTTATTTGGTGAATATAGTGGTCAATATTTGGAACCTTTATTAAATAGAATATTGGATAAAGTATCGACTGATGTATTACGTGCCaaattagataataaaaaaactgataattttattttgcttTCTGATTCTGCTTTGGTTTCATTTTTCGGTATATTCCCTCCTGAAACTACAATTACTAACTATAATCCAGATGATGAAGCTGATAAGGAATTAGTTCAAGGTTTGGAAGCATTAGCTAAGAAAACTTCAGAAGGATTCTTAGATGCAGATAAACATTTCATTAAGGcaaatgaattattcatggaaaaattattatcttctgAAGATAATGACGAAAACTCTGGTCTATTAGAAAAAGTCGCCATTGCATTGGAATATTCTGGTgtcttcaaatttttaaaattcgACTTATTAGGTTCAGAGACAGATCTCCAAAAGGCAATTGATTTATACCCAAGACCAAATTCATACATTTACATGGCCATGTTAGTAGCTGATAAAAATAACgataaaaatgatttagATTATTTCAAGTACTTCGATAAAGCTACGACATTAAATCCTAATTTTGCTCCGACTTATTATCACCGTGGCCAATTGTTGTTAGTAAACcaaaaatttgatgaagctgaaacatttttcttgaagGCAAAGGAATTAGATGATTCAAACGTCTACCCATATATTCAATTGGCTTGTGTAGCTTATTATAATAGCACTTTTAAGAAATGTCAAGAATTGTTTGATGAGGCAAGAACTAAATTTCCTACATTACCTGAAGTTCCAACATTTTACGCTGAGATTTTAGCTGATAAGGGTGAATTGGAAGCTGCTATGAAACAATATGATATTGCTTACCGATTGGAAACAGCTtacaaatatattcatgTAGGTATTGCTCCATTAATTGGTAAAGCTGCCGCATTGGCAAGAATTCCAACTCAAGAAAACTTTGATACCATGACTGAATTATTGGAGAAAGCATGCGAATTGGATCCAAGATCAGAACAAGCAAAGATATCTTTGGCCCAATTAAAGTTACAAACGGAAGATATCGATACTGCCATCgcattatttgaagaaaccGCTGATTTGGCAAGAACTTATCAAGATAAATTGCAAGCTACCACTTTTGCTGAAGCAGCTAAGATccaaaaaagaataaaagaaaatccCATATATGCTGCTAAAATAGAAGAAACATTGGCTACTTATAGAGCGGAtggaataatttaa
- the ORC6 gene encoding origin recognition complex subunit 6 (similar to Saccharomyces cerevisiae ORC6 (YHR118C); ancestral locus Anc_2.149): MSNQQIIRSLRDILNLTEKGEQDWNHGDMKKLVSATGTLYASSVNKIALKPDEETARYHICAFIAAEKLHEKYSPDLKFSTNNIPLEPKKVRHLLQIFKNTIFQSSPVKNISWTPSPKKKRNDKNSPVKDNGRFTAKDPKQLRKELFGAPTKVTPSKNVPSLSNSPTKSSTNDDDSPTKVRRKLAFEEDSGDDENNAIQASDKDRVVNAINNKEYTTDDNTDGEEEGEEQYNNDEGFETANEDTPSRVDADDNDVEESPERLIKRRKRSPNKKTGRPYSKMCLLSRKYYKVKPIEVIELCNQFELPQDVAYNVLEQYMSYASYLVCPWQLVCGLVMNCVFVVFNEKRRQDPRIDHRIIERICLLMKADNYDDVSECIKIVKELIIGERWFRDLQIKHNCFEGGSYEEVISVKLGSMFQPNKSLVSDEQYENWLNKVKQDIDLRDN; the protein is encoded by the coding sequence ATGTCCAATCAACAAATAATTCGTTCACTTAGAGATATTCTTAATCTTACTGAGAAAGGTGAACAAGACTGGAATCATGGGGATATGAAAAAGCTTGTTTCTGCAACAGGAACTTTATATGCAAGTTCGGTAAATAAGATTGCATTAAAACCGGATGAGGAGACTGCAAGGTATCACATCTGTGCATTCATAGCAGCAGAAAAATTACATGAGAAATATTCAccagatttgaaattttcaacgAATAATATACCATTGGAACCTAAAAAGGTACGTCATTTATTACAGATTTTCAAGAATactatttttcaatccTCACCTGTGAAGAATATTAGTTGGACGCCAAGTCCCAAGAAGAAACGAAATGACAAAAATAGTCCCGTCAAGGATAATGGCCGATTTACTGCTAAAGATCCTAAACAATTGAggaaagaattatttgGCGCGCCAACAAAGGTTACACCTTCAAAGAATGTTCCGTCATTAAGTAATTCCCCTACCAAAAGCTcaacaaatgatgatgatagcCCTACAAAAGTAAGAAGGAAACTAGCATTCGAAGAAGATTCAGgggatgatgaaaataatgcCATACAGGCATCAGATAAAGATCGTGTGGTTAATGccataaataataaagagTATACTACGGATGATAATACTGatggagaagaagaaggagaagaacAATACAACAATGATGAAGGATTCGAGACTGCAAATGAAGACACCCCGAGTCGTGTGGATGCTGACGATAATGATGTAGAGGAATCTCCCGAAAGATTGATTAAGAGGAGGAAAAGAAGCCCTAATAAAAAAACCGGACGACCTTATTCCAAAATGTGTCTACTGtctagaaaatattataaagtGAAACCAATCGAAGTTATTGAACTTTGTAACCAATTTGAATTACCACAAGACGTGGCTTACAATGTTCTAGAACAGTACATGTCTTACGCTTCCTATTTAGTCTGTCCATGGCAATTGGTCTGCGGTCTCGTAATGAATTGTGTCTTTGTTgtatttaatgaaaagagACGTCAAGACCCGAGAATTGATCACCGTATAATTGAAAGGATATGCCTTTTGATGAAAGCGGATaattatgatgatgttaGTGAATGCATCAAGATTgttaaagaattgattaTTGGTGAAAGGTGGTTCCGTGACTTACAAATCAAACATAATTGCTTTGAAGGTGGTAGTTACGAGGAAGTCATATCCGTCAAATTAGGATCAATGTTTCAACCGAATAAAAGTTTAGTATCAGATGAACAATACGAAAATTGGTTGAATAAAGTCAAGCAAGATATAGATCTAAGAGATAATTAA